The following proteins are encoded in a genomic region of Nakaseomyces glabratus chromosome J, complete sequence:
- the TDA5 gene encoding Tda5p (CAGL0J04774g~Ortholog(s) have role in response to drug and cytosol, endoplasmic reticulum, mitochondrion localization) produces the protein MGFDIDFILSYVVFPLLRFPVPIAFACSKLYAIVVFSIWTLIINGFYWLELWFRSRGEQTWKSLNELHDPIVLITGGSNGLGRCIIHKLLRSYNNIKVINLDLDVQYWSEEARVINIECDLVNADGLELALKKIKLEYEDKINLLICNAGVRSRFNWFEDTPIDEMQRIMNINTWSTARILQAIIPRDNQRQLYIVTISSVLGILAPSKVASYAASKAAITALHNSMTNDFLVRGIGNIRTLLVLPGQIDTQMFDGFPPPRKFWAPIVCPAALAEAIIDHCENGLRGTLRTPLYSYFPEFLMGIPYLLQRFARNFSKMDNCLPIETISSKRSLASVDL, from the exons ATGGGTTTCGATATAGattttatattatcttATGTCGTATTTCCATTGTTGAGGTTTCCTGTTCCCATTGCCTTTGCATGCTCTAA GCTGTATGCGATTGTAGTGTTCAGTATTTGGACACTTATCATCAACGGATTTTATTGGCTAGAGTTATGGTTCAGAAGTAGAGGTGAGCAAACCTGGAAGTCACTTAATGAACTTCATGATCCAATTGTGCTAATCACTGGTGGCTCTAATGGTCTGGGTCGGTGTATTATACATAAACTCTTGAGGAGctataataatatcaaagtAATTAATCTCGATTTAGATGTGCAATATTGGTCTGAAGAAGCCCGTGTCATTAACATTGAATGTGATTTAGTGAATGCTGACGGTCTTGAACTAgcattgaagaagatcaagTTGGAGTATGAGGATAAGATCAACTTATTAATATGTAACGCAGGTGTGAGATCCAGGTTCAATTGGTTTGAAGATACCccaattgatgaaatgcAAAGAATAATGAATATCAATACTTGGTCTACTGCTCGAATTCTACAGGCAATCATTCCTCGTGATAATCAGAGGCAGTTGTACATAGTAACGATTTCGAGTGTCTTGGGGATCCTTGCACCATCCAAGGTAGCTAGTTATGCAGCGAGCAAAGCAGCAATTACAGCGTTGCATAATTCTATGACCAATGACTTTTTGGTGCGAGGTATTGGCAATATTAGAACGCTGTTGGTGCTTCCGGGTCAAATTGACACCCAAATGTTCGATGGTTTCCCACCACCAAGGAAATTCTGGGCACCAATAGTATGTCCAGCTGCGTTGGCAGAAGCTATAATAGACCACTGCGAAAATGGTTTAAGAGGAACCTTGAGAACACCTCTGTACTCATATTTCCCAGAATTTCTGATGGGAATACCTTATTTACTCCAGCGCTTCGCAAGAAACTTCTCCAAGATGGACAACTGCTTACCTATAGAGACTATTAGCAGCAAAAGGTCACTCGCATCCGTAGATTTATAG
- the MAG2 gene encoding RING-type E3 ubiquitin transferase MAG2 (CAGL0J04796g~Ortholog(s) have cytosol, nucleus localization): MSSSTNSNSSTRKSRNQGNGKTDTGRPRRRQNNGGSKFTKYDLDKQERFDASIEQELNQGNFKMRGRKTKVSIDHLLDFQLPEVQRENHTHRKVNKRRIDSHTYLHGESFINVNYRLLVSDRYDYKDQENDPNKFVDKEKIVRVIVPRGQNCPICLNEIPVAPRMVTCGHIFCMSCLENFFEIEEVVKNPETGIKQKKKFKECPLCGSIVKPNNVKEVLFEEDYSFNKQAFQEGSDHRPEPGHEASLVLMCKPHGSILALPISLDIDPKKVGDIPPANIEEISEYSHIMKCGDDYALKYYQLDMDAIENQYEIDKALYSDSGKYVKVALDKIRQNISTILSKDDFNSSINHITEDFMNKLHFDGNQSYDDTSAYFFYQTNFQSPIKYYLSPLDIKILLTIFGHYSKFPELLEVKIENIHYGNIVTEALIKRYKYLGHLPYGTEIALLDLDWRSVPFIEKDVYNRFASELKQRRRKLIIRKQREDQEKKKYEERLEQEQREFYQRENSNFTGWEPQINKKDIQLTSLPAPVKPPQNTEAKLSKYNEKTIWGTSIEITEDEKTTKENKEFEDMLLQKMRQEKSNKKKKGKIMLFSNTQQHL, from the coding sequence ATGAGTTCATCTACAAACTCTAATTCTTCCACTAGGAAGTCACGGAATCAAGGAAATGGTAAAACCGACACTGGACGCCCTCGTAGAAGACAAAACAATGGTGGTTCGAAGTTCACAAAGTATGACCTCGACAAACAGGAAAGGTTTGATGCGTCTATAGAGCAAGAACTGAACCAAGGCAATTTTAAGATGAGAGGGCGGAAAACAAAAGTCTCAATTGATCATCTACTTGACTTTCAACTTCCGGAAGTGCAGCGGGAGAACCATACGCATCGGAAAGTAAATAAACGGAGAATTGACAGCCATACTTATCTCCATGGAGAATCCTTCATTAATGTAAACTATAGACTCTTAGTATCGGATCGTTACGATTATaaagatcaagaaaatgATCCCaataaatttgttgataaGGAGAAAATTGTGAGGGTCATCGTTCCGCGTGGACAAAACTGTCCTATTTGTCTTAATGAAATACCTGTGGCTCCTAGGATGGTTACATGTGGTCACATATTTTGTATGAGCTGCTTAGagaatttttttgagaTTGAAGAAGTAGTTAAGAACCCAGAAACTGGAATtaaacagaagaaaaaattcaaGGAGTGCCCACTTTGTGGTAGCATTGTTAAGCCAAATAATGTGAAGGAGGTCctatttgaagaagactACAGTTTTAATAAACAAGCATTCCAAGAAGGGTCTGATCACCGACCTGAGCCTGGACACGAGGCATCTCTGGTTTTAATGTGTAAACCACATGGATCAATACTGGCATTGCCAATATCTTTAGATATTGATCCAAAGAAAGTTGGTGACATTCCTCCTGCAAACATTGAAGAGATTTCGGAATACTCCCACATTATGAAATGTGGAGATGATTATGCATTAAAGTACTATCAACTTGATATGGATGCGATTGAGAATCAGTACGAGATAGACAAAGCATTGTATAGTGACAGTGGTAAGTATGTGAAAGTTGCACTTGATAAGATACGTCAAAATATCTCCACGATATTGTCTAAGGATGATTTtaattcatcaataaatCATATAACCGAAGACTTTATGAACAAACTGCATTTTGATGGTAATCAAAGTTATGATGACACATCAgcatatttcttttatcaGACAAATTTTCAATCTCCAATAAAATACTATTTAAGTCCACTGGACATCAAGATCTTATTAACTATTTTTGGTCATTACAGTAAATTTCCTGAGCTACTAGAGGTGAAAATAGAGAATATCCATTATGGTAATATCGTAACAGAGGCATTGATAAAAAGATACAAGTACCTAGGCCATTTGCCATATGGTACGGAGATTGCACTTCTGGATTTAGATTGGAGGTCTGTGCCCTTTATTGAGAAAGATGTCTACAATAGATTTGCATCTGAGCTGAAGCAACGCAGAAGGAAGCTAATTATTAGAAAGCAACGGGAAGAccaagagaaaaagaagtacGAGGAACGGTTGGAGCAGGAACAAAGGGAGTTTTATCAACGTGAAAATAGCAATTTCACTGGATGGGAACCACAGATCAATAAGAAAGATATTCAATTGACTTCACTTCCAGCACCTGTTAAGCCGCCACAGAATACCGAAGCAAAACTGagtaaatataatgaaaagacAATATGGGGAACATCGATAGAGATCACAGAGGATGAGAAAACCacaaaggaaaataaagaGTTTGAAGACATGCTGTTGCAGAAAATGAGACAAGAGAAATCcaacaagaaaaagaaaggcaAGATTATGCTGTTCAGTAACACTCAGCAGCATCTGTAA
- the CRN1 gene encoding coronin (CAGL0J04818g~Coronin-like protein; protein abundance increased in ace2 mutant cells), whose product MSGKFVRASKYRHVFGQAAKKELQYENVRVTNNAWDSNLIKSNGKYLSVNWNSSGGGAFAIVPVSEPGKLPDQVPLFRGHTAQVLDTDFDPFDDNRVASSSDDGKIGIWDIPQDYSILKSGDNEEIKDIEPTKFLTGHSRKVGHILYHPTAKDVLASSSLDYTVRIWNVETGEDIYKLKHPDMVTSMSFSYDGTHLATVARDKKLRVWNVREEKVVSEGAAHAGAKNQRVVWLGNSERLATTGFSKLSDRQIGIWDAFNLEKGDLGGFYTVDQSSGILMPFYDDGNKILYLAGKGDGNIRYYEFQNDELFELSEFQSIEAQRGFAVTPKRLVNIRENEVMKCYKTVGDQRIEPVSFYVPRRSEEFQEDIYPDAPSNKPALSADEWFSGKTTEGPILVSMKSLYDGAEPELHQSHKAEATVKVVPEPAIKIEKKKPAEKPVEKEPTPEPEKPKTVGNANEVLKSDNSIDKLLQKSSDLDMTNNVEDPSKDTSGWDEEDDKPISVNVDSTASSTVDKVDVNIQKEQEPKKSEESSKVPTPVKSSTPEPVKTEMPVSKITPTKENKTMEPVRESTPVTEKASTEKESVSTPRSTSSKDEAATPGKSAKSLGLKQSVEKLSELVLKLQQTVDDLRESNLQKDDRLKALEEKIDSLLKK is encoded by the coding sequence ATGAGTGGAAAGTTTGTTCGTGCGTCCAAGTATAGGCATGTCTTCGGTCAGGCAGCCAAGAAGGAGTTGCAATATGAAAATGTTCGGGTTACAAACAACGCTTGGGACTCTAACTTGATAAAGAGTAATGGTAAGTATCTCTCAGTTAATTGGAACTCCTCTGGTGGTGGTGCATTTGCCATTGTACCAGTTAGTGAGCCAGGCAAGCTTCCAGATCAAGTGCCACTGTTTAGGGGTCATACCGCGCAAGTCCTAGATACCGACTTTGATCCATTTGATGACAACAGGGTTGCCTCTTCTTCTGACGATGGTAAGATTGGTATCTGGGATATCCCACAGGACtattcaattttgaaatctggtgataatgaagaaataaaggaCATTGAACCAACTAAATTTTTGACCGGCCACAGCAGGAAAGTTGGTCATATTTTGTATCACCCAACTGCTAAGGATGTGCTTGCATCCTCTTCATTGGATTATACTGTCAGAATCTGGAATGTAGAGACTGGTGAGGACATTTACAAGTTGAAGCATCCGGATATGGTTACTTCAATGTCCTTCTCCTATGATGGTACACATCTAGCCACTGTTGCCCGTGATAAAAAGTTGAGAGTTTGGAATGTTAGAGAAGAGAAGGTCGTTAGCGAAGGTGCTGCTCATGCTGGTGCTAAAAACCAAAGAGTTGTCTGGTTAGGTAATTCTGAAAGATTAGCCACAACTGGTTTTTCCAAGCTAAGTGATCGTCAAATCGGTATTTGGGATGCTTTTAACTTAGAAAAGGGTGACTTGGGTGGATTCTATACAGTTGATCAATCTTCTGGTATTTTGATGCCTTTCTATGATGACGGAAACAAGATACTGTACCTAGCTGGTAAAGGTGACGGTAATATTCGTTATtatgaatttcaaaatgaTGAGTTATTTGAGTTATCTGAATTTCAATCCATTGAAGCACAAAGAGGATTTGCTGTCACTCCAAAGCGTTTAGTTAACATTAGGGAAAATGAAGTGATGAAATGCTATAAGACTGTAGGTGATCAACGTATAGAACCAGTATCTTTCTATGTGCCAAGAAGATCGgaagaatttcaagaagatatttATCCAGATGCACCTTCTAATAAGCCTGCTCTATCTGCTGATGAGTGGTTTTCTGGTAAAACCACCGAAGGCCCAATATTGGTTAGTATGAAATCTCTTTATGACGGTGCTGAGCCTGAACTACATCAATCTCACAAGGCAGAGGCAACAGTTAAAGTGGTGCCAGAACCTGCAATTAAGattgagaagaaaaaaccAGCCGAGAAACCAGTTGAAAAGGAGCCTACACCTGAGCCAGAGAAACCTAAAACAGTAGGTAATGCTAATGAAGTATTGAAATCTGATAACTCCATCGATAAGTTGTTACAAAAGTCTTCAGATTTGGACATGACAAATAATGTGGAAGATCCATCTAAGGATACATCTGGTTGGgacgaagaagatgataaaCCAATTTCAGTTAACGTTGACTCTACTGCGTCAAGTACCGTTGACAAAGTCGATGTAAACAttcaaaaagaacaagaaccaAAGAAGAGCGAAGAATCATCAAAAGTCCCAACACCTGTAAAGTCATCGACTCCCGAACCAGTTAAAACTGAGATGCCAGTTTCTAAGATCACACCTACCaaggaaaataaaactatGGAACCTGTCAGAGAGTCTACACCTGTTACTGAAAAGGCCTCTACTGAGAAAGAATCTGTATCTACACCTAGGTCCACAAGCAGTAAGGATGAAGCAGCAACACCAGGAAAATCAGCTAAGTCTCTTGGATTGAAGCAGTCTGTAGAGAAGCTCTCAGAATTAGTTTTGAAATTGCAACAAACCGTTGATGATTTGAGAGAATCCAATTTACAAAAGGATGATCGCTTGAAGGctcttgaagaaaagatcgACTCACTACTaaagaaatag
- the AIM22 gene encoding putative lipoate--protein ligase (CAGL0J04840g~Ortholog(s) have role in protein lipoylation and mitochondrion localization), whose protein sequence is MLKLGTRLLPALPARRTSMVRYMATNTPFDLDESDPKYKELNTMYEEMFSGETVPYMSNDATDEVSEVDLLNEEIDSLYNVGMNNPRHIKINTSTELNKLIKGEGPFVLRSISHNPYFNLALEDYLFRNTPIDKNSKSFDSHRLVFYINNKCAVIGKNQNIWEELHLQKLKEKGYEVLRRLSGGGAVLHDLGNVNYSYICSRDEFDTKYFNGRIVSWLKQYNHALPVSLNQRGDILSNGFKISGSAYKVALGKAYHHGTMLIKSNLSDFKGLLKPDIIEGINWETNSVVSVRSPIENLPLPSPDTFIDLCTSQFNKMFHLNNNSYVCNESVMENNDDIKETMQKLQSNDWKYHSGPKFKVHIRDSKTGKEHSIAVEKGFIVDSTLKGVEAQDFNNFLHNVDKYITVNKANIL, encoded by the coding sequence ATGTTGAAGTTAGGTACTCGACTGCTGCCGGCTCTACCGGCTAGGAGGACCTCCATGGTCAGATATATGGCTACGAACACCCCGTTTGATTTGGATGAGAGTGATCCCAAATATAAGGAGCTGAATACAATGTATGAAGAGATGTTCAGCGGTGAGACAGTTCCATATATGTCAAATGATGCGACAGATGAAGTTTCTGAAGTAGATTTGCTGAATGAGGAAATAGATTCTTTGTACAATGTTGGTATGAATAACCCGAGACACATTAAAATCAACACTAGTACTGAACTGAATAAGCTAATAAAGGGAGAAGGTCCTTTTGTACTTCGAAGTATATCACATAACCCATACTTCAACTTAGCATTAGAGGATTACCTATTTCGTAACACTCCGATAGACAAGAATAGCAAAAGCTTCGATAGCCACAGACTGGTGTTctatatcaacaacaaatgtGCAGTAATCGGCAAAAATCAGAACATATGGGAAGAGTTGCATCTACAGAAGCTAAAGGAAAAAGGTTATGAAGTTTTGAGAAGACTCTCTGGTGGTGGTGCAGTACTGCACGATTTAGGTAATGTGAACTACTCTTACATTTGCTCTCGAGATGAATTTGATACAAAGTACTTTAATGGCAGAATAGTATCTTGGTTGAAACAGTACAACCATGCACTACCAGTTAGCTTAAACCAACGGGGTGATATCTTGAGTAACGGTTTCAAGATCAGTGGAAGTGCTTATAAGGTTGCTCTTGGTAAGGCATATCATCATGGTACCATGCTAATTAAATCAAACCTATCCGATTTCAAAGGACTTTTGAAACCTGATATCATTGAGGGAATAAACTGGGAAACAAATAGTGTTGTAAGTGTTAGATCACCGATTGAAAATTTACCTCTCCCATCTCCTGATACTTTCATAGATCTATGCACATCccaattcaacaaaatGTTTCATTTGAACAATAATAGTTATGTTTGTAATGAATCAGTTATGGAAAATAATGACGATATAAAAGAGACCATGCAAAAGCTTCAATCGAATGATTGGAAGTACCACAGTGGCCCAAAGTTTAAAGTACACATTAGAGACTCAAAAACTGGCAAAGAGCATTCTATTGCTGTTGAAAAGGGATTTATCGTTGACTCGACATTGAAAGGCGTTGAAGCTCAggatttcaataatttcttgCACAATGTAGATAAATATATAACTGTAAATAAGGCAAATATCTTGTAA
- the RTT101 gene encoding cullin RTT101 (CAGL0J04862g~Ortholog(s) have ubiquitin-protein transferase activity), producing the protein MNVEASLRELGELFDTAGSIAQSNIHLVSIPDKDRDFLVWRANMLRFQCQYLTQRRDFDINELDNGDSHSSGRKRLKTDSSARLYTAISEFWKFISSRIETLADQYALMVVDHYNLNQDLDWYAEQHNGVFRYFNVSMEMLLDTFERFISLLAPITEYSFLNYTKIMRDLCCFHSAFDFAFVSLIKKLKLYMGSNFKLILKDSFEVLKDKNYQQEGKVQYSLISLFHYYKIEVDENVTVSEFVNELINHDISELTSRDISDDYFERISSGATAEMLLIKCCGFPEQTESRYVSLVLDKQVFFKILACQLDKLDKILKSGNCNIKLRKNDVQYSLCAYYTRHGKKDDYYRLVSVFFNDRFKNCPLERNISEVIFIECTKLMLLFYFDNQILQILMSSLCEKFGGVLKMYENYEKLLEYKIRKYNRSHELWNKNNSDIEKPYRLSDDIKKHQYYERFLIMLPSRLKFDSSFLRLHQQKLFRRAVLQGPSIYESISDFSYLEMNILFSLISEYETSDEFHYLYDLYTSLRKSYVFYQQYSKDHGDQVVPLVIDKKSVPTAFQKEENENVILPEILQRQWGKLVEYYNSTLKTSASRTLVPAYALQHCDVETEFLVEGTRDKYVTFNISVYQTCVLNLFNDHDKLDIAKIMQLTGLSERMSKAVITSYLSAGIFKEDKGTYTIDSSFKADPRKLKDGKLRIPMAPGPPSRLRRDTSSSSSTASATVSTSASHNEGYSSLWIQEVIKAAIVRTLKANGKPMNFDTLFEQIKTGINGVSVGECKESINRLVSEKIISQTAEGYTY; encoded by the coding sequence ATGAACGTTGAAGCGTCTCTTCGGGAGCTTGGTGAGCTATTTGACACTGCAGGCAGTATAGCGCAGAGTAATATTCATTTGGTTAGCATACCCGATAAGGATCGTGATTTCCTTGTGTGGAGGGCAAATATGTTGAGGTTTCAATGCCAATATTTGACACAGCGTCGAGACTTTGACATCAATGAGCTTGACAACGGTGATAGCCACTCTTCAGGTAGGAAAAGACTGAAGACAGATAGTTCTGCGAGGCTATATACTGCAATAAGCGAATTCTGGAAATTTATTAGTAGTCGTATTGAGACGCTGGCGGATCAATATGCGTTGATGGTAGTAGATCATTATAACCTGAATCAAGATTTGGACTGGTATGCCGAACAGCATAATGGAGTATTTAGATATTTCAACGTGAGTATGGAGATGTTGTTAGATACATTTGAGAGGTTTATTTCTCTATTAGCACCCATAACTGAGTACAGTTTCCTGAACTATACCAAGATCATGCGTGATTTATGTTGTTTTCATAGTGCTTTTGATTTTGCTTTTGTATCTCTCataaagaagttgaaattATACATGGGTAGTAACTTTAAACTGATTCTCAAGGACTCCTTTGAAGTGCTGAAGGACAAAAACTATCAGCAAGAAGGTAAAGTACAATACTCCCTGATCTCATTGTTCCATTATTACAAGATTGAAGTAGATGAGAATGTTACTGTCAGTGAATTTGTGAATGAATTAATAAACCATGATATTAGTGAACTAACCTCAAGAGACATTAGTGATGATTACTTTGAAAGGATAAGCAGTGGCGCCACAGCAGAAATGCTTCTAATCAAATGTTGTGGATTCCCTGAGCAAACCGAAAGTAGGTATGTTTCCTTAGTACTAGACAAGCAGgtattcttcaaaatacTGGCATGCCAACTCGATAAACTTGACAAGATCTTAAAGTCTGGCAATTGTAATATAAAACTGAGAAAGAATGATGTTCAATATAGTCTGTGTGCCTATTATACACGGCATGGGAAGAAAGATGATTACTATAGATTGGTATCAGTATTTTTCAATGACCGATTCAAAAATTGCCCTCTAGAGAGAAATATAAGTGAGGTTATATTCATTGAGTGCACAAAATTGATGTTACTTTTTTACTTTGATAACCAGATTCTACAGATATTGATGTCTTCTCTATGTGAGAAATTTGGAGGTGTATTGAAGATGTATGAAAATTACGAGAAGTTACTGGAATACAAGATCAGAAAGTACAATCGAAGTCATGAACTTTGGAACAAGAATAACAGCGATATCGAAAAGCCGTACAGACTCTCCgatgatataaaaaaacaccAATACTATGAAAGGTTCCTAATCATGCTTCCCTCTAGGCTAAAATTTGACTCTTCGTTTCTGCGGCTACATCAACAAAAGTTATTTAGAAGAGCAGTTTTACAAGGACCCAGCATTTATGAGAGTATAAGTGATTTCAGTTATCTGGAgatgaatattttattctccCTGATTTCAGAGTACGAGACCTCTGATGAATTCCACTACTTATATGATCTATACACGTCATTGCGGAAAAGCTACGTATTTTATCAACAATATTCGAAAGACCATGGAGACCAAGTGGTACCGCTTGTCATAGATAAGAAAAGTGTACCTACAgcatttcaaaaagaagaaaatgaaaatgttaTCCTACCCGAAATCTTACAGAGGCAGTGGGGTAAGTTAGTGGAGTACTATAACAGCACATTGAAGACATCGGCTAGTCGGACCTTGGTACCTGCATACGCTTTACAACATTGTGATGTTGAAACTGAATTTTTAGTTGAAGGTACTAGGGATAAGTATGTGACATTTAATATCTCGGTGTATCAAACTTGTGTTCTGAACTTGTTTAATGACCACGATAAGTTGGACATAGCAAAGATCATGCAACTCACAGGGCTGTCTGAACGGATGAGCAAAGCAGTTATTACATCTTATTTGTCGGCAGGAATATTCAAAGAGGACAAAGGCACATACACAATCGATTCAAGTTTCAAGGCTGATCCCAGAAAATTAAAAGATGGCAAGCTCAGAATACCTATGGCACCGGGGCCACCATCAAGACTTAGAAGGGACACTTCATCTAGCTCATCAACAGCATCTGCTACTGTGTCTACGTCAGCATCTCATAATGAGGGCTACAGTTCCCTGTGGATACAGGAAGTTATCAAGGCTGCCATCGTCCGTACATTGAAAGCCAACGGCAAACCTATGAATTTCGACACTCTTTTCGAACAGATCAAAACAGGAATAAATGGTGTAAGTGTAGGGGAGTGTAAGGAGTCAATCAATCGTCTAGTCTctgaaaaaataatcaGCCAGACTGCAGAAGGCTACACGTATTAG
- a CDS encoding UBX domain-containing protein (CAGL0J04884g~Ortholog(s) have role in sporulation resulting in formation of a cellular spore, ubiquitin-dependent protein catabolic process and nucleus localization) produces MDVESLLWLSIRDSRRIIVTVTDEPMGELADECQIVRLSRDSGSFQRFVSVFNSSKTALYYYIEGPTVVEARSLDELKARFPNKNSTRPYESERQRIIDLINADKLERNSRSRQLSGYTALSSEVVLKDNIKNNKSDICTLKIRMTNGDYVQYDFDSNTSLGSVRRWLKDYRTDGDFPYLFHQNISRKSIRITEEYKTLAELDLTPRSILMLKQYDLRPRTRVPKPRKRSWYWQFLTVRIKRQLLEGLSEILASHRTTSNIMRSSSMSYLQADDSNMTKITNSLPPNDDNSEDIVKIKQKYNQNTGSIMNTPLEIARPDSPSVLQINT; encoded by the coding sequence atggatGTTGAGAGTCTGCTGTGGCTATCCATTAGGGACAGCAGAAGAATTATAGTAACTGTAACTGACGAACCTATGGGTGAGTTGGCTGATGAGTGTCAGATAGTCAGGCTTTCGAGGGATTCAGGTAGTTTCCAGCGGTTTGTTAGTGTTTTTAATAGTAGTAAGACTGCTTTATACTATTATATTGAAGGTCCAACTGTGGTGGAGGCCCGCAGTCTGGATGAGTTGAAAGCTCGATTCCCTAATAAGAACAGCACAAGACCCTATGAAAGTGAGAGACAAAGGATTATAGACTTGATAAATGCAGATAAACTAGAGCGAAACTCAAGAAGCAGGCAGTTATCTGGATATACTGCCCTGTCTTCTGAAGTTGTACTCAAagataatatcaaaaacaacaagAGCGACATATGTACATTGAAGATTAGGATGACTAACGGTGACTATGTACAATATGATTTTGACTCCAATACTTCCTTAGGAAGTGTGAGAAGGTGGCTGAAAGACTACCGTACTGATGGGGACTTTCCCTACTTGTTCCACCAAAATATCTCTAGGAAAAGCATAAGGATAACTGAAGAATATAAAACTTTGGCCGAGCTAGATTTGACCCCAAGGTCTATTCTAATGTTGAAACAATATGACCTACGGCCTAGGACTCGAGTCCCAAAGCCCAGAAAGAGATCGTGGTATTGGCAGTTCTTGACCGTAAGGATTAAGAGACAACTTCTCGAAGGATTATCAGAAATTCTAGCGAGCCACAGGACCACTAGTAATATTATGAGAAGCTCGTCGATGAGTTATTTGCAGGCAGATGATTCTAATATGACCAAGATTACTAATAGTCTCCCTCCTAATGATGACAATTCAGAAGATATTGTCaaaatcaaacaaaaatacaatCAAAATACGGGATCAATTATGAACACTCCTCTGGAAATAGCAAGACCAGACTCACCTAGCGTTTTGCAGATAAATACATGA